The genomic DNA CCAAGCCAACAAAACCTTGGAGGAAACCGATAATCATtaaaaacaataaaaaaaagaacacaATCGACTCAGTCATCATATGTTTCAATACAACTAGCATGACGCCAACAAAAGGAACCGATTCCAGGTAAAGAAGTAATCTAGACCAGACAAAGGGTGCTGCACAAGATAGGATCCTGTAAGACATCACATCCCAGTATTCTGATTCTCTGCCAGTTCTGATTGGGCTCACACTGAGAATCCTAAAACAGAGAGATGCACATATAATGGTATATAATGTATCATTGAATGCATTCCAAAACGATAAATAGGCGGATCCAATGTAATAAAGCTTGCTGATTTCGTCAATAATATAACCCAAAGTAAACAGGTAAAATAGCCACTCTTTTCCATCAATAGGCGCCACATGAATCGAATCCTTGTCATTTACCACTCCAGTGtacaaaatcaaaaaaattatcgaAAACATTACTTGtaatatattttgatacaTGGGGGTTTTGATTCTTTCGGGACTGAAGTGAGATTTAAATGACATGGAAGCAATTGTCTTGTCCCTCACAAAAACAGTAGGCTCTTCACGCGATTGTATAATCCAGCCTCTCCATAACCACTTCAAACATCTTTGGAATCCACTAGAACCAATTACAATTGTAGAATGAATATCGGCAGCCATCTCCAAAACACTGGCAGGTTCACTATCTTCATCGTTTTCGTTTATGACGTACCGACGCAATAACATTTCCATGAACAAGAATTGCAAATCAACTACCTCTTCCCGTTCAATGATAACCCTACAAAGATGCTGACAGGCGACAGATCTCAGTTCGTAAAGCTCCGCATTGTGCAGTTCTTTGAATGATAGATCTTCGTACCACACAGAAACCTTCAGCAAACAAAATAACAAAACACTACGGTACTTCTGTACACTTTTCTTATCGCTCTTCTTGCCACCACAGGCATCATACGCTAACATAATGACTTTTTCATTAAGAATCCTTGAATGGCGACGTGTAACCTGTTCAACGTCAAAAACTGTTGGTATTATTTTGTCAATTAAATACTTCATATTCAGACATATTCTAAGAACTTGACGTGGCGAAGGTGCTGCTATAGGCAATGGATCCATAATTGCCTGGCCCTGATGCACTGGCAATACCGGAGTATCCTCTGACATGCTGTGGTTCTCAGTTCTGCTTCTCAGTTCTGCTTTTGTTGCATTAGACTTGTTTAATTGGATTTTCATGATAAGGGTCAGAAAACTCTACTTCTTGGAAGGCAGACAGCTTCCCTCAGttcaaaggaaaatatGCATTAAGACATTATAACTTATACACTTAAGAAGCAAAGCAAATGCCTGCTGTATCGTCACATTTAGTGTAACAAAAACTATGGAGTGGCCTGGGTCCCAGGGAAGGTCATCACGtcaagatcaagaaagtGATTTTTACCGCCTtagcttttgaaaaagtacTCAAACTAGTGGAATCCGTCAAGAGCAGTTACAAGCATGTAGTAATACTGTCGTTATTCGTACCTCAAGGTATTCCTCTTGTTCACTTTGTCTATAAATATTAGGTTAACtctcttgaaatttcatagcgtaaaaaaattctcgCTACTTTGAGATTGCTTGCGAAGTTTCAAAAGTGAAGCTCACAGGTTTCAAGAAACTTGAGGTTAgaaggataaaaaaaaaccacAAGTCATAAAGTTGATCGCAATTTTTGTCTGAAGGTTGATATAAATCAAGAGCAATCATTCCCCAAGTTTTGATACGACTTTTGCGGAAGTGCGATCAATTCTTATAGGCCTAAATTTAAGTCTTGAAAGAGCTATCACATCATTAACAATATCACATAATTATACTAGGAAGCGGGAATTGCAAGATGCCaccaaattcaaagaaaggaaagaagaGGAGCAAATCCAAACAACATACAAAGAAAGCGCTCTCGGGTTCAGCACAAGTCCCCGACGGAGGTTCTTTAGAGGCTCAGGTCTATGATGAAGAGGGCGAATACCCCACCTCTCGTGTTATAAAAAGGGCACCAAATGGAGACGTTATCGTAGAAAGTATACCTGAAAAACATGACAAAAGGCGAGCTTCACATGAACAGTTAAATAGTACTGCAGTCACAAGAACTCAGCCATCGATTTCGGCAATATTGGATTCTCACTGGGAATCTTTATCTTCAGACGacaaaaagaatatattaaggattgaaaaaaatgagatatTCGAAGTATTACGAGACTACCAAGTAACGCATAGCTGCACTTGCTCTGTCTGCGGACGTCGTCATATGTCAATGGAAATAGAAATGGAACGCATCTACGAGATGTTGTATGAAATGGACAAAGTAAAAGATCCAGAACTTAATCCAgtaaaatttcatctttctATTATAAAAGAGCTccagaatttcaaaatgcgGCAGACCGGCAATGAATTTCGAGAAGATGAACTACGAACGGATGTTGAGAAGACGATAGGTGAGAAAGAGACAGCAAACgaacttgaaaatatgCGTGATGATGTTGTGAAATATTTCCTTTCATCAGATGCAGTAGATACCCTTAAAGAGGAAGTGAACAATTTCAAGCAATATAAACAGCAATTACTTCATAACGGCGATCATCTCAATGGTAACAATCATAATGCGTCAACTTCAACCTCACAGAATAGAAGCGAAAATAATACGCGATCGGTCGAGGAAAACTCCTCCAAAGTTTTGACTAACAACGAACCCATTTTATCATCTAGTACTACAGAGgacaatattgaaaatgatctTTCTAATGACAAAAGCGAGAATACAAGTAGTGAACATTTGcaggaaaaatatatcaagTTTGCCAAAACTTTTGTATCATCACACCCCAAGATTGCGGAAGAGTACGTAAACCGAATGATGATGTATCCGGATATGCAGGAACTGACGGATGATTTGATGAATAATAACGGACAGGAGTTTGTTAAAGCAATTGAGGAATTCGTTatggaaaaagaagattgtGAACCCGAGATGTCATCATTGGAGAGGCCGCATCAACCAGAAAGTCGTCagaatgaatttgatttaAGCAAAATTCAACATCGGGATGAAGTTGAAGGTTACACCGCAATAAAACATAACGGGAAGGTTCTTACACCTGAAGAATATAATATGCTTCAACGCATGATCGCAGATAGCATAGTAGACTCATACGATAAGACTACCGATCAATTCAACGAAATCTCCCCAATTGAAAGGGAGCTATTCACAAGATTCATATATGGAGAAGATAAAAAGGAATTTCGTCATATATTAGGCCAAACGTATAATGACAGAATTTTGGATCACGATCCATATATCGATACATGTTTAGCAGCGGCAGCAGCTACCACTGCAACGCCTAAAATGATCAGAGGTAATGACAGCCAGATATTTGCATATAAGCACGACTCTAAGCATGCTGGaaacaacaatttcaatgaCACCTACGACGAATACTCCGAATATGAACACGAAGACGACGAATTAGAATACGAcgacgatgaagatgatgatgaggatgatTACGAAGATGAGGACGAGGATGGTGTTGAATCAGACCTGGTGGATCAAGAAGAAGTGGAAGCACGGTACGATGACGACGAACACTGCATTAATTCCTATCCTAATATTAAAGAAGCATATCACAATCAGCACAGTTCACAATATAATCATTCAAATGAGCTTGAGGAGGAATAcgacgaagaagaatatgatgaagaagatcaatATGATAGTGGCGTGGATGAAGCAGGCCGTATTGAGGAGGGTCGGAAGCTCATCCAAATTTCTATCACCAAATTATTGCAAGCACGGATTATGGATTCTTACCACGAAAAGCAAGCAGAGACCAATAGGTTAAAACTGCTTCAAGAGTTAGAAGCTGAAgagcaaaagaagaaggccaaggaagaaaaaaagcagaaaaaaaaagagaaagaaaaggagaagaagaaagctcATCAACTGgctaaagaagaagaaaatcgCAGGAAAGAGCAGGAAGCCGAAGAGCAGAAGAAAGAGGCAGAGGAGCGGGAAAGACAAAGAAGAGAAGCTCAAAGGCAAAAAGTAGAAGAAGTGAAGCGTAAGAGAGATGAAGAAAGGAAACGTAAATTGGAAGAACAACGAAGAAGGGAAGAAGAGCAGGAACGCCAAAGAAAGTTAAAGGAAGAacaaaaacgaaaaagagatgaagaaaggaagatgaaagaagaagaaaaaagaaaacgtGAAGAATCAAAGCGTCTCAAGGAGCAACAAAGAGAAATGCAAGAGCTACAGAGAAAAAACGCGGAGGAACAAAAGAATAGCCAAGcttcaagaaagaaatcaGAACAAGATGCCATAACGAACATGGAGAGAATGATGCCATCTCCAATGGCTTCCCAGTTTTCAAGCATATCACCGAATATGCCCTATGGAAATGTAGGTCAACCTTTGCCGGATGTTAATTCGTCCAATATCAATGATGAGATTAACAGTATAATAAATTCAGCATCCGTTTCTCAAACTACACTTACGTCCCCGTCTCATTTAAATGGCTTGCTACATCCAAGTCATGGCACAAGAAATAACCTCTCACCCAACCAGCATATGATGAGTGATGCAAATCGTCGCTTTGACACGTCGGGTACTCTTCAATCATCCAGCTTTACAGCAGATAGCATTGGGCTTGATCCTCTTTCGTGCTTACATCCAAACGCATCTTCTTCTCAAGACCTTGGAAACTCCATGAAACAACAAAGTTTCGGTTTGCCCTCCTGGAACTCTTTTACAACTAAACCTACAACTGCACCTGAGTTTCAACATATACAACATGCTCACAGAAATTCGCAAGTTCATCTCCATGAGAACGGTTCATCTGCATTTGATCTCGATGGATCTGAAATCACAAATAGTCATTTTTTCGAGGAGGAAATAGACAACTTGACGAACATACTCAAATCTGCTGCTTTAAATGAAGTTCCAACTAAGGATAATGGCACGTCAGATCAATCACTGCTATGGGGAAATCAAAGAGCATCAACAGGTGTCACCACTCCCAACAACGAGTCCTTTTTGAACAGAGACGGAGGCCATCTTTCCGGGATTAGTATGCCTGGGCTGGAAAATCCGAACCCTAGAGATTTGCGTAATTCAAGTCAACATAGTTCAATTTGGGGAAGTCTGAATAACGGATCAAGCATTTCTGGTAACCAAGGTGAAGTTTTGAGCCTGTCCAAAGACCTGGACCCTGCTGCACCTACTTACTCATCTTCAAACATATGGAATAACTCAATGTCCAATGGAATGTCATTTTTAAACGGTTCAAATGCAGTTTCTCATTCAAGCGCGCATCAAACACCAAACCCTCTGAAATCCGGCATGCGCCTTCCTGTCCAAAATACCATTAGTGAAGACGACATGCAAGAAAGCATATACAAGGTCTACCTCGCTTTTTCAAGTGCTCACACTAACGAATACGTTCCAACAGATTTGCTACATCAAAACAGTTTATGCCGATCTATTGACTACTCAACATTTATCACATTCTTATTGCGTATGCGGATATCTCATGGATGCGACTTTTTAGCAGACTCTTCAGGATCCATCACACATATAAGAATATCTACTCCCCCAGCAGCTGTCGGACACAACAACCGTATGGGATCCATCTCTCATGAGAACTTGCCAGCAGATTTATATGCTGGTCAGCCACACCGCCAACTAGACCAACACGCTTCATCGTCTGGGATCAATTCGAATCTCAATTCGAACTCGCGATTATTCTCcacaatttcaaatttaaacCCTTCCTCGTCTATTACGGGCAGTTTCTGGAGCTGAGATATTACAGCTTGCAGCTGTATCATTTCCTACATTCTAGTGGTCGCATTTGTATAACTATGTAATAATTAGTTACTTATCTATTCATCAGTTTATTCAAGAGAGTTCCAATATCGATGACTTTTGAGAACTGTAGACTTAAAAAATGCTGATCCAGGGTCTGTAGATAGGCCATGCTCAAACTCATGCTAGCTGGCATACGTCAACAACCATGCCACTTTCCTTTTGCATTCGTCACCATATTTGTAGACAAGACATTTTGTAACCTCTAGTTTCCACAGCATCAGGCGGGTaacattcttttcttcgagAAGTCTTCCAAGTTAACCCTTCCGGGAGGAATACAGATCAAGTTGATTTTAGAAAAATGTAATAGTAATTGATCGAGTATTTTATGTTGATTGCATGCTTACTTACTGTGCCCCAGAGATAATCAAATAATTGGCAACAGGAATAGCTGGACAACTTTGCCATTTTCGCAGTTCTATTTCAAGGCGTTAGGCACTTGAACTTCCCATATACTTCTAATTTGTCAGTATTCACATATTGGATTTAAAGAAATTACAAATCGCTCTGCTTTACATTAATGTCTGAACACACTGTGAGAAGGAAACTGGTCATAATTGGGGATGGGGCTTGCGGAAAGACTTCTTTACTCTATGTGTTCACGCTTGGAAAATTTCCAGAGGAGTACCATCCTACGGTATTCGAGAATTATGTGACAGATTGCAGGGTAGATGGGATCAAAGTGACGTTAACGTTGTGGGATACTGCAGGTCAGGAAGAGTACGAGCGTTTGCGtccattttcatattctAAGGCCGACGTAATACTGATAGGATTTGCAGTTAATGATCATGAATCACTGATACACGCTAGGACAAAATGGGCCGAGGAGGCACTTCGATATTGTCCTGATGCACCTATAATCTTGGTTGGTCTCAAAAGAGATCTAAGAAATTTAAAGCCTGGAGATTCCAAGTACATGGATTTGGTTAGCCATGAAGAAGCTCAACAGGTAGCAAGACAGATTGGCGCCAAAAAACTATTGGAATGCAGCGCACTGACAGGCGAGGGTGTGGAcgatgtttttgaaatggcTACAAGAACAAGCTTACTGGTGAACAAAGAGCCCGGAAAGCAGTGCTGTGTAATTTCATGAGATAGATATGCATTATTTTTCCTTACTATCCGCATCATTGTATGTAATCATTTTAAGAGGTAAAGTGTAAGTGCAATGGAAAAGGTGTGATCTGCTTGTAATTTTTGGTGCAGATCTCATGCTGATACGTAATAATTCAATAGTCGAACCACCACGtacaattcaaaaaaaagtataatAGAGAGATAGCAATCCCGCTCTCCGAAGAATTAAACAAGAGTGAGAAGTTTGTGATTGCATTTATTCCCATAAGAAATTTGCTATCGTTCATTTTAGAGAAATCATCAGGTGAATAACCTGGACATTTTAACGGCAACAGAATAGCTATCGAGATGCGATAGCAAAATTAATGATCAGTAGCAGTAAAAGAGCTCTAATATTACCCATCTTTGTTTCGGGATATGTGTCAGGGCACGCTGAGAAAGAACAAAATTAATGTATAGTCAAAGGCGAAAGTAAGCAGAGCACCACTCAATTTTTTACTTAATAAGATCTCGCAAAGTTTTATAGAGCGAGAGCGTCTATTGCTTAAAAGGATATGCCCGAATAGCTAATAGATATTGTCaatgtttttctttattaCGTCGTCTCCTAAAGCGATATATCTATAACAATGGAGCagaaaaaatctttcttATAAAGTGCATTGGCACAGGTTCTCTCATTCTTCGTGAGCCATTGTATAGTTCCTTTaaattcatctttattGGAATAGTTGTGTGACTAAAAAAACTCGACCCCAGTGAGGATTGAACTCACGATCTTGCGATTAACAGTCGCACGCCTTAACCAGCTTGGCCATGGAGTCTCTctattttgatatcaagTCAAACGCGCATGGTTAAACTTGTTAGTTGTGATCATGTTAGAGCATTAAGTCATGGATCTATATGGACGGTGTATCTTTTGGTTTTTAGTAGTACTCTTTCCAGAGGCACCAACGATTAAACTGCTTAGTCttcaatttatttcttccttgTTTGTcgtgtttttttttcgcgTTTTGTTTATACTTGGCGGACACTCTTCGATCCATGAAACAAACAAGTGATAAACAGCATTCATCTTCTCTAATGCTTTAGCCCATCACGTTTCTATCATCTGGGTATTTGAGAATTCTTTATCTGGCATCGGATTCTCTGCATACCATGACAAAGGAATCTAAGACTGCCTCTGAGCGGTATCAAAAGATCTCTCAATTGGAtcatattttgaagagacCAGACACGTATATTGGATCAGTAGAATCCCAAGAACAAACGCAATGGATttataatgatgaaaaagacTGcatggaagaaaagaatgtgAGCATTGTTCCTGGTCTTTTCAAGATCTTTGATGAGATTCTTGTCAATGCCGCTGATAATAAAGTTCGTGATCCAACAATGAAACGAATTTATGTGACGATAAACTCAGAAGATAACTTAATCgaagtgaaaaatgatggtAAAGGGATTCCTATAGAGATTCAcgagaaggaaaaaatttataTACCAGAATTAATTTTTGGTCATCTTTTAACATCCTCAAACTACGACGACGACGAGAAAAAAGTAACAGGTGGGAGAAACGGATATGGTGCTAAGCTGTGTAATATTTTCTCGACTGAATTCATTTTGGAGACTGCCGATCCATCAACTGGGAAAAAATACACGCAAAAATGGGAAAGTAACATGAGTAAATGTCACCCCCCAAAAATAACGGCCTTCAAAAGCGGTGGTTCTTTTACAAAAGTATCTTTCAAACCAGatttgaagagattttCAATGGAGAAATTAGATTCAGATATCTTAGGAGTTATGCGTCGTCGTGTTTATGACATAAATGCGTCTGTTCGAGACATCACAGTTTACCTAAATGGTAAATCTCTGAAAATCAGAAGCTTTAAAAACTACGTTGAACTTTAcatcaaatcaattgaGCGTAAAAAACTAGAGGAAAATGGTTCTGAAGATACTGCTCCTGAGAAGATTCCTAAGATTCTTTACGAAAGGGTGAATGACAGTTGGGAGTTAGCTTTTTGTGTGTCAGATGGTACATTTCAACAAATCTCGTTTGTCAACTCTATTGCAACGACTTCTGGAGGTACTCATGTTAATTATATAACGGATCAACTTGTTAGAAAAGTGTCCGATTCTCtgaagaaggaaaagaagtcAGTTAAACCTttccaaatcaaaaacaatatgtttatcttcatcaattgtcTGATTCAAAATCCAGCTTTCACTTCAcaaacaaaagaacaacTAACTTCAAGGGCTAAAGATTTTGGTTCAGTCTGTGACATTAGCAAAGaatatatcaagaaaataatgaatACCGATCTATCATTGAGAATATCTGAAATTGCAACGAAAAATGATGCTGCGGCGTTAAAGAAGACCGACGGCTCTAGAAAAAACAGGATTACAAGTTATACAAAACTAGAAGATGCTAATAAAGCGGGCACGAGAGAAGGTCATAAATGTACTTTGGTTTTAACGGAAGGTGATTCCGCCCTGTCCTTGGCAGTCGCTGGGTTGGCAGTTGTAGGAAGAGATTACTATGGCTGCTACCCGTTGCGTggaaagattttgaatgtCAGAGAAGCTTCAGCTGATCagatcttgaaaaatgccGAGATCCAAGCtataaagaaaatcatGGGGCTTCAGCATGCCAAACGGTATGAAAACGCTTCTTCTTTAAGATACGGTCATTTGATGATTATGACAGATCAAGATCATGATGGATCTCATATAAAAGGGCTTATAATCAACTTTTTGGATAGCTCCTTCCCTGGTTTACTAGATATTCCAGGATTTCTAATTGAGTTCATAACACCAATCGTTAAGGTTACAATAATGAGACCACGTAGAGATGTTATCTCCTTTTATAATATGCCTGATTATGAGAAATGGAGAGAAGAGGAATCCCATATGTATACTTGGAAACAGAAGTACTATAAAGGTTTAGGTACATCGACCGCTAGGGAAGTTAGGGAGTATTTCACAGATCTTGATAGACActtaaaaaaattccattCTTTACAGGACGgtgaaaaagatttgataGAGTTagccttttcaaagaagaaagcagATGACCGTAAAGAGTGGCTACGACAATACGAGCCAGGGACTGTACTGGACTCTACACTATCTGAGATCACAATAAGTgattttatcaataaagAGCTCATTTTATTCTCATTGGCCGATAATGTCCGCTCTATTCCAAATGTTCTCGATGGTTTCAAGCCAGGTCAAAGAAAAGTGTTATATGCtggtttcaaaagaaatttaaaGTCTGAAATTAAAGTTTCAGAGTTCGCTGCATATGTTTCTGGGCAAACCGCATATCATCATGGTCCAGAGGCTTTGGAACAAACGATCGTCGGATTAGCACAAAACTTTGTTGGTTCCAATAACATAAATCTTTTAAAACCCAATGGTGCATTTGGTACAAGAGCGACAGGTGGTAAAGATGCAGCAGCATCAAGGTATATTTACACAGAGCTGAGCAAAATCACCagaaagatttttcatccatCAGATGATCCACTATATACATATGTTCAGGACGATGAATCAACGGTAGAACCGGAATGGTATCTTCCGATTCTCCCAATGGTACTGGTGAATGGTGCTGACGGTATAGGAACTGGGTGGAGTACCAATATTCCACCATTCAACCCGATGGATATCATCCAAAATATAAAGCACTTAatggatgatgaaaaaatggaagataTGCACCCTTGGTTCAAAGGTTGGAGCGGGtcaattgagaaaattgaGTCACAAAGATACAGAATGTATGGTAGGATTGAGCAAACAGGCCCAAACATACTGGAAATCACAGAACTACCAGCCCGTACATGGACATCCACAATAAAAGAGTATTTATTGTTGGGCCTTAGTGGTAGTGAAAAGGTAAAAGCTTGGATAAAAGATATGGAGGAGCAACATACCGACACAATTAGATTTATTATTACTTTGacaaatgaagaaatggaaaagacTAGAAGAATTGGGTTCTACGAAAGATTCAGATTGACTTCCACCATAAGCTTGAGTAACATGATTGCTTTCAATGCACAGGGTAGAATTAAAAGATATGAAACAGTGTATGAAATACTGGAGGAGTTTTATTTTGTTAGATTGGAGTACTACCAAAAGAGGAAAGATTACATGGGAGAAAGACTGCAATGGGAAATTGAGAAACTTTCCTATCAGGTGAAATTCATTAAAATGATAATAGCGAAAAATCTTACCGTCACCAACAAACCAAGACGTGAAATTATTCTTGAGCTCCAGAATTTAGGTTTTCCAAGAATTGATAAGATCGGAAGGCCTCACTACGAGAAGGtggaggaaaaaatggatgaagCAATTCCTAATGaggatgaaattgatgatcAAAACTCAGACATAATCAACGGACCCGAAGAAGCTCATGGAACATACGACTATCTGCTTGGTATGAAAATTTGGGCATTGACCAAAGAACGCTACGAACGACTATTGAAGCAAAAGCAGGAAAAGGAAGCTGAACTTGAAGAGCTTCTCAAATTATCAGCAAAAACTCTTTGGTGTAAagatattgatgaatttattaCGTCTTACGAGGAGTTCATGCGATTGGATGAAGAGATAAGAAAAGGTGAAACCTCCGTGAAGGGTAAAGgtaaaaagagaaagacgAAGTCCAAAGATGATGCCGATTACAATCCTTCAAATaagcaaaagaaacaaaagcTCGCAAAAAACGCAAAAAAGATAGGTCTAAACATGATAAAAGATGATCCagattttgagaaaattatGATCGAACCAAAGCTGCTCActaaacataaaaaagTCTCCAAGCTAAAAAGTGAAAACCAATCAGATACAACCCCAAAGCCCCCTCCCATTAAACTAGAGGGAGCTACAAGTACAGCATTGGATACACCAGCTTCTTCCACGGTTTTTGACAGTAAGATTAAACAAGAAAATCGTGGAGGGGAGAATGGGTTCAGTGCCTTTTCCAGTAGATTTAAGAAGCTAAGCTCtaaatttgatgatttaGAAAGTTCAAAGGAAAATACACCCGGGAGCGCGGATCCTTCTGACACTCAGAGCCTTGATAACGATCAACTTATTGAGAAGCATAGCACCACTGTGACATCAAGTGCGAATGCTGCCGAGCACCCCGCAAAAAAGACCATTCGCAAAGTCAACTCCAGGAACAAAAAGCCCAAAAGCATTGAATCATCGAGCAGTGATAACGACGAATCCTTCTCGGATTCTGAAAGgcaagatgaagaggaaagcATTTTTGTAAAGAGACGACCAAGAGCCTCAAGGGCTTCTGCACCACGGAAGCCACTCATTGAAACAATAGACCTGTCAGATGAAAGTTTCATTGAGCCTGACGAGAACAATGAATCAGATGAATCATTCAAAGACGAAGATTAAGTAGCTGCCTAAAAACCATTGCTTGTGTTACATATTATccatatatattttttgcaTACAGCCAGTTTCAACGTCTTCTAGAAATCTTGTATCAGCGCGTTCTTTGCGTTTTTTCTCACAATAAGGGCATACTCTCGCAATTGTCCCTTTTACTTGAAGTGAAAAGGcaactgaaaaataaacaGTAGAAAATTCTTACGAAGGTTCAAGAGCCACAGGGTGCTGTATCATTAAAACTTAAACTCAActactttttgaaaacggCTAACATTGCAATTCCTAGAAATCCCTTGTTCTTTTTTCGTGTACTTAGTTGTTTCATCTTTGCAAGGAATACCAAAAGAGTGACGATTGCGGCTTACAATGTCAGGTGAAATAACAGGCAGTGAGGTGATTACGGAGCCAACGAAAGATCAAACGGCTGTAATAGATGGTCATGATAAACTGGCTCCTTCAGTGCTAAAAGGTGGAAGAGAACATAAGGCAAGTGCAAATATTTCCGATGAAAGAGCTGCCAAGTTTGGCCAGGGAGAGTCAACCAGAGAAGCCGTTGACGCTTCCTACGTAGGTTGGAAGCAAATAGGTGGATGGCAGGAGAGTGATCAGCTCACTGACGCTGACGAGTTGGCCGATTTATCCAAAGATACCTATCTTAATAATATTATTCCAGACAAGTTTTATGGTGACTGGTACCACTGTTTGGGTCTTATTTTGATTGGAGGAATATTCTCCTTTCTTATTgggtttttcaaattttcattcGCACCCGTGTTCCCTATTGCGTTAATCACTTCGTTGCTTTATAGAACGTCGTCGATTGCTTACAGGGCAACACTTAGAAATCAGGTTCAAAAGGAACTGACCGTGCAGAAGATCGAGGACGACTATGAAAGTCTGGAGTGGCTCAATACATTTTTGGACAAGTATTGGCCACGTTTGGAGCCCACTGTATCGCAAATGGTTACCGGAGAGGTCAATCAAGTATTGCAAACTAATCCTGCCATACCTGCATTCATCAAAGCGATATGGATTGATCAATTTACCTTGGGTGTCAAGGCGCCAAGAATAGAAGCCGTGAAGACGTTTCAAAATACGAATTCTGACGTGGTCGTTATGGATTGGGTACTTTCCTTTACTCCTCATGATCTATCTGATGTGAATGCGAAACAGTTAAGAAACTA from Zygotorulaspora mrakii chromosome 7, complete sequence includes the following:
- the YVC1 gene encoding Yvc1p (similar to Saccharomyces cerevisiae YVC1 (YOR087W); ancestral locus Anc_2.198), translating into MKIQLNKSNATKAELRSRTENHSMSEDTPVLPVHQGQAIMDPLPIAAPSPRQVLRICLNMKYLIDKIIPTVFDVEQVTRRHSRILNEKVIMLAYDACGGKKSDKKSVQKYRSVLLFCLLKVSVWYEDLSFKELHNAELYELRSVACQHLCRVIIEREEVVDLQFLFMEMLLRRYVINENDEDSEPASVLEMAADIHSTIVIGSSGFQRCLKWLWRGWIIQSREEPTVFVRDKTIASMSFKSHFSPERIKTPMYQNILQVMFSIIFLILYTGVVNDKDSIHVAPIDGKEWLFYLFTLGYIIDEISKLYYIGSAYLSFWNAFNDTLYTIICASLCFRILSVSPIRTGRESEYWDVMSYRILSCAAPFVWSRLLLYLESVPFVGVMLVVLKHMMTESIVFFFLLFLMIIGFLQGFVGLDSSDGKNEITGEIMNNLIITILGSGSFDIFKKFAPPYAAILYYGYYFIVSVILLNILIALYANAYDKVVDNAGDEYMALMCQKTLRFIRAPDEDVYVAPLNIIELFIHPILMLLPKREAIKLSRVIMTILYCPMLIFVAAREVREARRIQYNRIKRLEDDANESDEAWNLRDGFVDSINDMLTTDNAAGIQETQAKNGRSLRLQREAEKADPNFRVSKEWFETVKKSVQPVAEGYSSGIGWELFDLYNQVQERNTQSEKKIDELTTAVNKLAESIKELNLGNHSS
- the NST1 gene encoding Nst1p (similar to Saccharomyces cerevisiae NST1 (YNL091W); ancestral locus Anc_2.199) — protein: MPPNSKKGKKRSKSKQHTKKALSGSAQVPDGGSLEAQVYDEEGEYPTSRVIKRAPNGDVIVESIPEKHDKRRASHEQLNSTAVTRTQPSISAILDSHWESLSSDDKKNILRIEKNEIFEVLRDYQVTHSCTCSVCGRRHMSMEIEMERIYEMLYEMDKVKDPELNPVKFHLSIIKELQNFKMRQTGNEFREDELRTDVEKTIGEKETANELENMRDDVVKYFLSSDAVDTLKEEVNNFKQYKQQLLHNGDHLNGNNHNASTSTSQNRSENNTRSVEENSSKVLTNNEPILSSSTTEDNIENDLSNDKSENTSSEHLQEKYIKFAKTFVSSHPKIAEEYVNRMMMYPDMQELTDDLMNNNGQEFVKAIEEFVMEKEDCEPEMSSLERPHQPESRQNEFDLSKIQHRDEVEGYTAIKHNGKVLTPEEYNMLQRMIADSIVDSYDKTTDQFNEISPIERELFTRFIYGEDKKEFRHILGQTYNDRILDHDPYIDTCLAAAAATTATPKMIRGNDSQIFAYKHDSKHAGNNNFNDTYDEYSEYEHEDDELEYDDDEDDDEDDYEDEDEDGVESDLVDQEEVEARYDDDEHCINSYPNIKEAYHNQHSSQYNHSNELEEEYDEEEYDEEDQYDSGVDEAGRIEEGRKLIQISITKLLQARIMDSYHEKQAETNRLKLLQELEAEEQKKKAKEEKKQKKKEKEKEKKKAHQLAKEEENRRKEQEAEEQKKEAEERERQRREAQRQKVEEVKRKRDEERKRKLEEQRRREEEQERQRKLKEEQKRKRDEERKMKEEEKRKREESKRLKEQQREMQELQRKNAEEQKNSQASRKKSEQDAITNMERMMPSPMASQFSSISPNMPYGNVGQPLPDVNSSNINDEINSIINSASVSQTTLTSPSHLNGLLHPSHGTRNNLSPNQHMMSDANRRFDTSGTLQSSSFTADSIGLDPLSCLHPNASSSQDLGNSMKQQSFGLPSWNSFTTKPTTAPEFQHIQHAHRNSQVHLHENGSSAFDLDGSEITNSHFFEEEIDNLTNILKSAALNEVPTKDNGTSDQSLLWGNQRASTGVTTPNNESFLNRDGGHLSGISMPGLENPNPRDLRNSSQHSSIWGSLNNGSSISGNQGEVLSLSKDLDPAAPTYSSSNIWNNSMSNGMSFLNGSNAVSHSSAHQTPNPLKSGMRLPVQNTISEDDMQESIYKVYLAFSSAHTNEYVPTDLLHQNSLCRSIDYSTFITFLLRMRISHGCDFLADSSGSITHIRISTPPAAVGHNNRMGSISHENLPADLYAGQPHRQLDQHASSSGINSNLNSNSRLFSTISNLNPSSSITGSFWS